Below is a genomic region from Halorussus salinus.
AATCCGAGTTCGGAACTCTATTGAAGCGCTTTTATTCTTCAGACAAACAATATTCTGGCAATCGATGGAACTCTACGGTGACGAATCGGGGCATCTCCGCTCTCTATTGGAAGGTGACGAAGACCTATTCGTGCTAGCGGTCGTCGCCGGAGAGGCAGAGCGCTGTATCCGATGTCCAAAGCGGACTGTTCGGAACGTCACTAATATCGAGGAAGCAAAGTGGAGTGAACTGACGGACACGCAACGACGGCGGATGGTTGAGTGCTTGATCGAGTGTGAACAAGATTTGTCGTTTGGGTACGTGACGATTGACCAAAGTGCCTTACTTCAGTTGCAAGCCCATTACCGTCTCTACGAAGACGACCTGAGGTACGCTTGGGACCTGTGTGTAATTGCCGACTGTTACGCTAGTATCATTGGAGAGCTTCTGCAAGACAGAAGCGGCCACATATTCACTTTCGACCGGCTTTTCTCAAAGAAAATGTCTGGGAGAATCATCGAGACGATGACCGAGACGACGCCAGAACTCAAAGTCCGTCACGAGGATTCACGGAAAGTAACTGGTATACAGACAGCAGATTGTTTCGCGGGCGCAGTCCGGGCCGACCGGTTGCAGGGGCAGAATTGGTTAGACCAATTTGAGGAGGTAAGCGATGTGACCGAGTCCGCACTTGTAACTGTCGAGGAACGGTTGCTCGGCGCAAAAACCGGCCCGTGATTGGCCTCCCACCCGCTTGCCCACATCGGCTCAACTGGATTTTTTGGCGTGATGTCGATTCTTGACATCGACTCACGATACTGAAGCCGATGAGGACGAGGTGCTTTTCACACCTCTGCGAGGTCATCGACCTCTCACGGCGTTATCGGTATACTCTAGTAGCTCACCACCATACTTAAGGTTTAACCTCGTTGGTAACGGCGTTACAACATTCCCTAAAGAATCGGTTTACTCCGAGAGCAGTATCTCGCGCAACTCGTCGGCCGACCCCGCCACCGCGTCGGCCTCCGAGAGGTCCAACTCCTCGTCGGACTGATTGCGGTACCCGACGACCTGCATCCCGGCGCGCTTCGCCGACCGGACGCCGTTCTCCGAGTCCTCGACCGCGATGCAGTCGTCGGGCGCGACGCCGAGTTCTTTCGCGGCGTACTCGTACACGTCGGGTTCGGGCTTGCTCTTGCCGTCGATTTCTTCGGCGCTAATCGTCCGGTCGAAGCCGTCGCGCAGGTCGAATCGGTCGAGGACGCGGTCTATCCAGTCGTGGGGCGACGACGAGACCAGCGCGACGGTCCGGCCCTCGCCGCGGAGGTCCCCGAGGAGACCCTCGAACCCGTCCATCAACTCGACCTCCTCGCCGTAGATGTCGCGGGCGGCCTCCTCGTAGCGGGCGACGAACTCGGCTTTCGTCTCGGTCATCTCGTGGCGCGCGTCGAGGTAGTCGTAGATCTCCCGGAAGTTCATCCCGGTCGTCTCGCTGGTGTCGGGCGACCCGTCCACCGCCGCGGGGAGGATGTCGGTCTCCTCGGTCTCGACCCAGTAGCGTTCGGAATTCACGATGACGCCGTCCATGTCGAACAGCACAGCCGTCGATTGCACGACTGGACCGAGGAGTCCCGGCGAAATAGTTGCTCCGGCGGATAGCGCGCCGGACGCCGCCCGCACGGCGCGGTCAATCGGTCGTTTCCCGGTACGATTCGTCCGTTTCCGGCGGTAATCTGCGTTGCCGAATCGAACGGGAGAGTTGTCGGCGTGAACGGATGTCGCGGTTTATTCGGTCGGTCGCCGACGTTCGGCCGAGACATGACCGACGACTCCACAGAGCCGACTCGCAGGACAGCCGCGACGCGCACGACGACTTCGACTCGCAGAACCGTCCTCACCGGCGTCGCGGGGGTGCTGGCCACGGCGGGCCTCGCTGGCGCGCAGGAGACGACCACGGAGGGCGGCGAAACGACGGAAGGCGGTGAAACGACGGCGGGCGGCCAGACGACGACCGAAAGCGGCGAGAGCGACGAGACCACCACCGAGCGCGGCGAGACCCTGCGATTTCAGGTCCGCATCGTGAACGTCTCGGAACCGAACGCGCTGAACCCCGAGGAGGGAGAACCGGGACCGGTAATCCTCTCGCCGGGCGCGTACGCGGTCCACTCGCCCAACGTGGAACTGTTCGCGCCCGGCGAGTCCGCCAGCGCGGGACTGGAGTCGCTCGCGGAGGACGGCGACCCCTCGGGACTCGGCGGGGAACTGGAGGGCGTCGAGGGCGTCCTCGCCAGCGGCGCGTTCGCCGAACCGGTCGCTGGCGGGGAGGCCGGACCCATCGGACCCGGCGCGGCGTACGGCTTCGAGGTCGAGGCCGCGCCGGGCGACCGCCTCTCGTTCGCCACGATGTTCGTGCCGTCGAACGACCTCTTCTTCGCGCCCGGCCCGTCGGGCATCGAACTGTTCCGAGACGGCGACCCCGTCGCGGGCGACGTGACCCGGCGAGTCGGCCTCTGGGACGCCGGGACCGAGCAGAACGAGGAGCCCGGTGCCGGAGAAAATCAGGCTCCTCGGCAGTCCGGCCCGGACACCGGTCCCGCCGAGGACGCGCCGGTCCGGCGCATCGAGGAGGTCGAGGACGGCTACGAGTACCCGAGCGTCTCCGAGTCGATTCAGGTCCTCGTCGTGCCCCAAGGCGGGTTCGGCGGCGGAGAGACGGAGGGCGAAACGACAGCGAGTGAGGGGACTACCGCGGAAGACGAAACGACGAACTGAGTCGGGGGAACAGCGTCCCGTCCCCTACTCGTCCCAGAGTGTCTGCACGCGGTCTTCGATTTCGCCGAGGACGAGCGTGAGAACCTCGCGGTAGTCAGTCGGCCACGAGGCGTCTTCGCCGGGTGTCGATGCGTCCGGCGGTGGGTGATAGTGGTCGCGTTCGTTGTGCGGATTTCGATGCCGGTCCCACCGACACTCCCAGTCGTCGCTCGTCCGGGCCTCCCGGTAGTGAATCTTGAAAGCGTCGTTTTCGTACCAGCGGACCGCGAGACTCGCCGTCTGTACGCGCCGGGGATAGTACTCGTCCGAGAGTCGAACGTCGAGTTCGAGGTGGCCGTCGCCCGTGATAGCCGTCGTTTCGACTTGCCGCGTCGTCTCCAACCGGTCCCGGAGCAGTTCCAGAACCGGACGGTCGATTGGGGCAGGAGTCGCTCCGTCCCCTGTTGGCGGCGTCATCGCTATCTCGAAACCTGCTCGGTAGACCCGGCGCGCTGCTGGCGTGCGCGCTCGTACTGCCGACGCTCCCGGCGTGCGGTCGCCCACTCCCCGAGGTCGGCGTACACGTCGTCGATACTCGCGTCCGCAGTCTCGTCGGCGGCTCGGAGCGCATCGACCTCGTCGGGAGTGGACGCTTCGTACTCGGACTCGTACGCGTCTATCTCCTCGGAGAGTTCCCGGACGCGCCGCTGAAGCTCCTCGACCGAGTGTTTGGCCGCGAGGTCGTTGATTCGACGCCACTCGAAGTACGAGTCGTTGCGCTCGTAGGTGGCCGGGTGGCCCTCGTGTCGCGTGACGATTCCGAGTTCCGCGAACCATCCGAGGTACTTCCGAGCCGTTTTCGGGTCACAGCCGACCGTCTCGGCAACCGAACTCGCGGCAGTCGGCTCACGAGTCTGAAGAATCGTCGCGTAAATCTGTTGCTCGGCATCGTCGCTACTGAACGCGCTCTCGAACGGCGGCGGTCCGTCGGAGGAGTCGGACCGGGTCATACTCGACATACGAACTCGAATGGATATAGTTCTTTCTAGCAGGAAATATTTCCGTTGTCGTCCGCACTCTCACTAACGTTTAAATACGGAAACGGGACGACCCCTGCCCGTGACTCGAATCCACGTCTACGCGGGCGACTGCACGACGACCTACCACGGCGGCGACGGCCCGCGCCGAGAGCGCGGCCGCGTCGTGGTGGTCCACAAACCCGACGGGACGCTCCTCGTCCACGACGCGGAGGGGTACCAACCGGTCGCGTGGCTGACCCGCGCGAACGCGGTCCACCGCGAGACCGACGGCGAGGGCGGGTTCGGCCTCGTCGCGGTCAAGGACGGCGAACGCCTCCGAGTCGAGAGCCGCGCCGACGCCGACCACGCGAGCTACGGCGCGACCGCGGCGGGCACCGAGGTCGGCGACTGTCCGGACTGTGCGGGTCTCCTCGTCCGCGCTCGCGGGGCGGTCTCGTGCCTCGACTGTTCGGGCGAGTACGGGCTTCCACGCGACGCCGCGACGCTCGATTCGACCTGCGACTGCGGGCTTCCGCGGATGGCGGTCGAACGCGGCGCGCGCTTCGAACTCTGCGTGGACCGCGACTGCGAGCGACTGGACGCCGCGGTCCGCGAGCGGTTCGACCGCGAGTGGTCGTGTCCCGACTGCGACGGGGACCTGCGAGTCCTGCGCGAGCGGACCCTCTTTCTGGGCTGTGAGAACCATCCCGACTGCGAGACCACGTTCGCGCTTCCCGACCGAGAAGTGGTCGGCATCTGCGAGTGCGGACTCCCGCGCGTCCGGAGCGACGACTCGACGGACGCAGACGAGTCGGCGAGCGGGGCCGAGCCAGCGTACCCGGCCGACGCACGCTGTCTCGACCCCGACTGCACCGAGACACCGGAAACAGTTTGACGCCGGGAACCGGAACGACGAGCATGGACGGACGCCTGCGAGACGACGAGGTGGTGGTCGATGGCGACGCCCGCCAGCGATACTACGACTCCAGCGGGTACGGCCGCCCCTTGGAGGCCAACAGCGTCGCGCTCTCGCGCGTCGAAGCGGCCTACCTGCTGTTCAAAGGCGACTTGGACGGTGTGGACGGGATGGGCTTCCGGGAGTTTCTCGCCGACGCGGGCGACGAGATAGCCACGCGATTCCTCGTCTACGCCGACCTGCGAGACCGAGGGTTCTACCTCTCGCCCGCCCGCGAAGAGTGGGTCGGTTCTCCTCGGTCGAACACCGACTTCGTGGTCTACCCCCGCGGCAAGGGACCGTGGGACGAGTCGGTCCTCTACCGCGTCCGCGTCGTCGGCGAGCGCGCGGACGTGCCCGCCGACCGGTTGGGCGACGTGGTGCTGGCGGTCGTGGACGAGGAGAGCGAGATAACCTACCTCGAAACCGACCGAGCGGACCTCCGCGGGAGTTCCGCGACCGACCTCCCTGCGGACGTGCCCGCCGACCTGCTGGACGACCGCGTGCTGGTCTGGGACCCGCCAGAGGAGTTGCACCACCGCGGGTTCTACGGGCAACCGCTGGACGACCGCGACGAGAACCGCGAGCGTGCCCTCCAGTTGTCGCTGGTCGAAGCGGCGTACCTCGCCGACGAGGGACTCCTCTCGCTGGGCGGCCGAACCGACCGTCCGGAGACCGGGGCGGAGACCGTCCGCGAGCGCGGCCGGGAGGTCGAGGGCGAGCGGTTCGACCGCCGACTCCGAGTCTACCGGGCGCTCCGCGAGCGCGGGGTCGTCCCCAAGACCGGGTTCAAGTTCGGGTCGGACTTCCGGACGTACGCCGACGTGGAGTCGGTCGAGGAGTTGGGCCACTCGGAGTGTCTGGTCCGAGTCCTCCCGACGGACCACGTCTTCTCGCCGCGGGACCTCGCGCTGGACGTGCGCCTCGCTCACGGGGTCCGAAAGCGGATGATTTTTGCGCTCGTGGGACCGAACGAGGAGATAACCGACTGGATTTCCGTGGGTCGATTGACCCCCTGAGAGCGAGACCACTATGACACGAGATACGGACCGCGGCCGAGCGGACGAACGAGCGAGTACAGCGCCGGAAATGCGACCTGACGGTGGCACTGCCGCGAGCGGCGACGACGAGACGACCCTCGACCCGTGGGGGTCCGCGACCGTCTCGGACTACCGGAAGCTGTTCGAGGAGTTCGGCATCGAGGAGTTCGAGGAAGTGCTTCCGGAGGTGCCCGACCCCCACTACCTGATGCGTAGGGGTGTCATCTTCGGCCATCGGGACTACCGACGGGTCGCCGACGCGATGGTCAACGACGAACCGTTCGCGGCGCTCTCGGGGTTCATGCCGACGGGCGACCCCCACATCGGGCACAAGCTCGTCTTCGACGAAATTATCTGGCACCAACAGCAGGGCGGGGACGCATACGCCCTCATCGCCGACCTCGAAGCTCACAGCGCCCGCGGGCTGACGTGGGACGAGATAGACGAACACGCCCGCGACTACCTGCTGAGTCTGCTGGCGCTCGGGTTCGACCCCGAGGAGGGCACCCTCTACCGCCAGTCGGGCGACCGCGAGGTGCAGGATTTGGCCTTCGAGTTGGGGTCGGAAGCCAACTTCTCGGAGTTGGAGAACATCTACGGCTTCTCGGGCGAGACCAGCGTCTCGCACATGCAGAGCGTCGTGACCCAGATGGCCGACATCCTCTACCCCCAACTGGACGAACCCAAGCCGACAGTCATCCCGGTCGGTCCCGACCAAGACCCCCACGTCAGGTTGGCGCGGGACCTCGCGGCCCGGATGGGCTACTTCGGCGTCACGAAGGCGTACGCGAGTTTCGAGGCCGACGAAGCGGAGCGCGAACTCCTCGCGGCGGCGTACGCCGCGCTCTCGGAGGAGCTTGACGAAAACCAGACGGTCCGCTGTGAAGACGCCGCCGACTGGATAGCCGACGAGATGGCTCCCGACGACGCCCGCGAGAGCGCAATGTCGAAGCTCCGGGAAGCTGGCAAGGAACCGCTCCGACCGCGGGTCCGGTTCCTCGACCGGAACGCGACCGAGGAGGCGTTCGAGTCGCTCATCGACGCCGTGGAGGGCGAGAAGCGCGTGTTCGACGAACACATCGACGCCTTCGACCTCTCGCGCGAGGCGGCCGAACAGTTGGCCCGCGAGGTCGAACTCGACCACGGCGGCTACGGCTTCGTCGCGCCCTCGTCGCTCTACCACCGGTTCATGACCGGGCTGACCGGCGGGAAGATGTCCTCGTCGGTCCCGGCGAGTCACATCAGCCTGCTGGACGACCCCGAGGAGGGCTACGACAAGGTGAAAGCCGCGACCACGGGCGGCCGAGAGACCGCCGAGAAACAGCGCGAACTCGGCGGGGAGGCCGACGAGTGTCCGGTGTACGAACTGTACGCCTACCTGCTGGCGGGCGACGACGACGAGTTCGCCAAGGAAGTCTACGACGAGTGTGTCGGCGGCGAACGCCTCTGTGGCGACTGCAAGGAGCAGGCCGCCCAGTTGATGGAGGAGTTCCTCGCGGACCACCAAGAGAAGCGCGAGGAGGTCGAAGACCTGCTGGAGGAGGCCGACATCGAGTTGGACAGTCCGCGAAAGCAAAAATAAACCATCAATTACGTTGCTGGACAAACCGGTGTTTCCAAGCGGTCGCTACTACGCCCCTTTAGTGTCATACCTTTCAAATCTTGTTCAAATTCTGACTCCGGAATATAGAAACACCCGAATGGTATTTCTGGTTTTTTGTCTACTGCACCAATATAAACATAGCTGCTCATATTTTGCTTCGTCCGACGATTCAGACGTTGATACGCTTCTGTAACAGCGGTTGCTCTCTCTACTCGCTTCTCTCTAACTATCCCTCCATGAGCAGTCCAAAAATAGCGTACCGGATACTTCGGTGTAGCTGCTAGGTCTACATAAGTCGTATTCTCAGATAGTACTTTTTCATCAACTAAAATGGTCACTGATACGGTTTCCGTTGGAGAAAGATTTTCTATCTGGATCTTTTTGCTACAAAAAGTAGCATTAGTAAACGCCTTCTTTCCACCGCCAGTAACTTCGGGCGAAGCTATGTTACCAACTTGAACAGAATCAACCTTCGGAATGAACACTTCTTCGGAACATCCCGGAAGATGTAAGCGTAATTTTACCTGTTTTGCAGATGCGCTTCCAGTATTAGAAACGCTAACTGTAAATAGTCCAAATCCATTTTCCCAAACAGTTTTTCCCCACTTATCGACGGTTTGGTTTTCTTTGTACTCTGGCACTCTATAATTCACATCAGTCTTGACTTCAGGGTGGTTTGTAATACCTGCTTCAGCAGTCCAATCAATAATTACAGAATATACCACCGGTTGAATTAGAAAAGTGATAAGCAAAGGTACAAAAAGAATTCCAATGATTTTCTTCGCATATTTTTGTTGTTTTTCTGATAGTATTTTTGCCATTTCCTCTTTCATTGGTACTAGAGCAGAATAGTCTATGGAATAAAGCATACGGAAAGTGTGATTCAAGAAGATAGCGGATCGTTTCAACAACAGTTAACCCGACGCGTCCGGACAGACCACGTATGGCTACAGCGAACGCGGACAGACTCGAACCGCTCGGAATCGGTTTCGGCGTCCTCCTCGTCCTCGTCGGTATCATGACCATCGTCGGCACGCCGTGGGCCTACAAGTCCGGCGGCGCGCTCCTGATGGTCGGACAGGGGTTCGGCGCAGTCGCCGCCATCGCCGTCGGCGCGTTGCTGGCGTGGCTCGCACGGAAGTAACGGCTCCGTTTCGACTGCGCGACGGCGAAAAATCGACCCGAATATCGGGGCGCTTCTGACGCTACTTGTTCGGCAGGAACGCGAGACCGACCAGCATGACGACCGTGATGATGCTGAGGATGACGATGCCCCAGAGACCCGCCATGCGCTCGTTGAACGTGTCGATTTCGCCGACCTGCGACTGGTACTCGCCGGGGGTCGGCGAGAGTTGGAGGGTATCGTTCTCGGGGAAGTGCGCGACGAACTGCTGGCCGCCGTCTTCGGGACCGAGCGTGACGTTGTCGCCCTGCGCGAACGAGGTCGATACCGTCTGCGGGGCGGTCCACGTCAGGAGCGCCCGCTCGGCGGTGACGTTCGAGACGGTGGTCTGGTTACCGGCGAGTTGGAGGGTCTGACCCTCGTTGAACTGACGCGTCTCGGGTTCGCCGAACTGCTGGCGCTTGTACTCCTCGACCGGGACGAGCGAGCGGTTCCCGTCGCTCCGGTTGACTACGACGTACTCGGTGCCACCCTGCGTGACCGTCGAGACGTTCTCGCTCAGGTTGAACTCCTCGCGGAGCGTGAACTGACCGGGGTCGGTCTCGTTGGGGATGAGGACCCTGTACGTGGTGTCGTCTAGCTGTGTGGTCGAGTTGTTCGCCCACGTCGCGGTGTACCGCCCCGACTCGTTGACCCGTTCCAGCGCTCCCTCTCCGTCGCTGATCGACGCGACCGTGTACTCCAGTCCGCCGACGGTCAGCGTGTCGTTCTCGGTGTAGGTCTCCCCTTGCAGGTCGATGCCCGGCTCTTGGGCGACGCCGATGAGCGAGTATGCCCCAGCGGCGATGACGAGAAAGAGGACGCCGTACACCGTCGCGGCTCGTCGTTGCATATCCCGATATTTTGGCGCTTGCGTTTTAATCATTGGCTTTCGTTACTTTCGAGTTCGTTTAGCTCCGATATTTTAGACGTAGAACGAGCCAGCGGACCGTCTCGACCGCCGGGAGAGTCGGACGGCGACCCAACGATTTTGTCCGTCCGCCGATAACTGCGGACGTGAACGTTTCGCGCGAAGAGACCGCGACGGCCGCGAGCGCCGGCGTCTGTGGAGTCGCCGGGTCGTTCGCCCTCGCGGGGCGGACCCCCGAGTTCGTCGCCGCCCCGGTCTCCGCGCTCGTCGTGGACCTCACGCCGGGCGTCGTGACCACGGCCGCGATTCGGGGCCTCGGCGACTGGGGCCACCGCCTCGCGTTCGGCCTCGCGCTCGCGCTCACCGCGGGACTGCTCGCGGCGGTCGCGCTCGGCGCGGTCCGACTCGGCGGTCGCTCGGAAGTTCCCTACACCTCGGTCGCCGCTGGCGGCGGAGCGGGGTGGCTCCTCGCACTTGCGGCGACCGGCACACCGACGGCGTCGCTCGCCGTCGCGGGACCGATGGCCGCGGTCCTCGCGGTCGGCGAGCGCGGGTGGGCGGTCGGCCGCGACGCCGGACCGTCCCGCGTCTCGACCTCGCGGCGAAAGGCCATCGCCGCACTCGGCGCGGTCGCCGGGTTCGCGGGCTTCTCGGCGTACCGCGGCGCTGACATCACCGGCGTCGAACCCGGACCAATCGCCGACGTGACCGACGAGGAGACCCAACGTGAAGCCGACGATCTCCTCGGGCGGGCCGACGAGCAGTCGCTCGGCGTCTCGGGGTTGTCGGGTCTCGTCACCCCCACCGACGAGTTCTACGAGGTGGACGTGAACAACGTGAACCCGAACCCGAGCGACGGCAAGTGGGACCTCTCGGTGACGGGCGAAGTCGAGCGGGAGGTGACGTTCGATTTCGAGGAGCTAACCCAACTGAACGTCGAGAACCGATTCGTCACCCTGCGGTGCGTCGGCGAGTCGCTCAACGGCGAGAAGATGGACACCGCGGTCTGGACCGGCGTGTCCGTGAGCGACCTGCTGGACGAGGCGAGTCCCGACGGCTCGGGGACCTGCTGTGTGCTGGTCCGGGCGGTGGACGGCTACTATCAGGAGTTCCCCCTCGGCGCGCTCGAAGACGCCTTCCTCGCCGTCGGCATGAACGGGCGGCGACTTCCGCGCGGGCACGGCTACCCCGCGAGGCTCCTCGTGCCGGGCCACTGGGGTGAAATCAACGTCAAGTGGGTCTCGGAAATCGAGATTCTCGGCGAGGAGCAACAGGGCTACTGGGAGAAGCGCGGGTGGCACGGCACCGGCCCCGTCAACACCGTCGCCAAACTCCACGCCGTGAATCGACTGGGCGAGACGACCGACGGGTCGTCCGGCGGAGCGACGAGGATGCAGGTCGCGGGCCACGCCTACGCGGGCACGCGAGGTATCCGGAAAGTGGAGGTCTCGACCGACGGCGGCGAGACGTGGACCGAGGCCGACCTCTCGGAGCCGCTTCCCGGCGAGGACGTGTGGCGACAGTGGCGCTACGAGTGGGTCGCCGAACCGGGCGACCACGAGGTCGTCGTGCGCGCGACCGACGGTGAGGGGACCCTGCAACCCGAGGAGTTCGCCCAACCGTTCCCGAGCGGCGCGACTGGGTGGGTCTCCCGGACGGTCGGGGTGTAGTTTTTTCCGCCGGGCGGCCGACGCCTCGGGCATGAACTTCGGCGTCCTCAGCACCGCCAACATCGGGAGGGCGGCGGTCGTCCCGGCGATTCGAGAGACCGACCACGACCTCCTCGCGGTCGCGTCCCGCGACGAGGAGGCGGCCGACGCGTTCGCGGACGAGTTCGGGATTCCGCGGGCCTACGGTTCCTACGAGGAACTGCTCGCAGACGACGAGTTGGACGCGGTGTACAACCCGCTCCCGAACGCGCTCCACGCCGAGTGGACGAAGAAGGCCGCCGACGCTGGTCTGCACGTCCTCTGCGAGAAGCCGCTCGCAGTCGATGCGGCCGAGGCCCGCGAGGTGGGCGAGTACTGCGACGAGCGCGGCGTCACCCTGATGGAGGCGTTCATGTACCGCTACCACCCGCGGACCGAGCGCGTGGTCGAACTCGTCCGCGACGAGTTGGGCGCGGTTCGGTCGGTGAAATCGACGTTCCAGTTCCCGATGGACGACCCCCAGAACGTCCGGCTCGACCCGGACCTCGCGGGTGGGAGCCTGATGGACGTGGGGTGTTACGCGGTCAGCGCGGCCCGGCTTCTCCTCGGGGAACCCGACCGCGCGTACGCGACGACCCACGACGCGGGCGACTACGGCGTGGACACGAAGTTGGCCGGGGTGTTGGAGTACCAGAACGGCCTCACTGCGGAGGTGTCCTGCGGCTTCGAGACCGACGACGCCCAGTGGTACCGCGTCGAGGCCGAGGACGGATGGCTCGAAGCCCGCGAGGCGTTCGTCCCGCGGGACGACGAGGGCGTCGAAATCGAGTACGAAGTAGACGGTCGCCACGTCGTCGAGACGTTCGAGCCGACCGACCAGTACCGACTAGAGGTCGAACAGTTCGCGGCGTGCGTCGGGTCGGGCGAGTCGCCCCGGACCGACGCC
It encodes:
- a CDS encoding DUF3800 domain-containing protein; the encoded protein is MELYGDESGHLRSLLEGDEDLFVLAVVAGEAERCIRCPKRTVRNVTNIEEAKWSELTDTQRRRMVECLIECEQDLSFGYVTIDQSALLQLQAHYRLYEDDLRYAWDLCVIADCYASIIGELLQDRSGHIFTFDRLFSKKMSGRIIETMTETTPELKVRHEDSRKVTGIQTADCFAGAVRADRLQGQNWLDQFEEVSDVTESALVTVEERLLGAKTGP
- a CDS encoding HAD family hydrolase; translated protein: MQSTAVLFDMDGVIVNSERYWVETEETDILPAAVDGSPDTSETTGMNFREIYDYLDARHEMTETKAEFVARYEEAARDIYGEEVELMDGFEGLLGDLRGEGRTVALVSSSPHDWIDRVLDRFDLRDGFDRTISAEEIDGKSKPEPDVYEYAAKELGVAPDDCIAVEDSENGVRSAKRAGMQVVGYRNQSDEELDLSEADAVAGSADELREILLSE
- a CDS encoding spondin domain-containing protein, with protein sequence MTDDSTEPTRRTAATRTTTSTRRTVLTGVAGVLATAGLAGAQETTTEGGETTEGGETTAGGQTTTESGESDETTTERGETLRFQVRIVNVSEPNALNPEEGEPGPVILSPGAYAVHSPNVELFAPGESASAGLESLAEDGDPSGLGGELEGVEGVLASGAFAEPVAGGEAGPIGPGAAYGFEVEAAPGDRLSFATMFVPSNDLFFAPGPSGIELFRDGDPVAGDVTRRVGLWDAGTEQNEEPGAGENQAPRQSGPDTGPAEDAPVRRIEEVEDGYEYPSVSESIQVLVVPQGGFGGGETEGETTASEGTTAEDETTN
- a CDS encoding DUF7342 family protein, whose amino-acid sequence is MTRSDSSDGPPPFESAFSSDDAEQQIYATILQTREPTAASSVAETVGCDPKTARKYLGWFAELGIVTRHEGHPATYERNDSYFEWRRINDLAAKHSVEELQRRVRELSEEIDAYESEYEASTPDEVDALRAADETADASIDDVYADLGEWATARRERRQYERARQQRAGSTEQVSR
- a CDS encoding topoisomerase DNA-binding C4 zinc finger domain-containing protein, with the protein product MTRIHVYAGDCTTTYHGGDGPRRERGRVVVVHKPDGTLLVHDAEGYQPVAWLTRANAVHRETDGEGGFGLVAVKDGERLRVESRADADHASYGATAAGTEVGDCPDCAGLLVRARGAVSCLDCSGEYGLPRDAATLDSTCDCGLPRMAVERGARFELCVDRDCERLDAAVRERFDREWSCPDCDGDLRVLRERTLFLGCENHPDCETTFALPDREVVGICECGLPRVRSDDSTDADESASGAEPAYPADARCLDPDCTETPETV
- the endA gene encoding tRNA-intron lyase gives rise to the protein MDGRLRDDEVVVDGDARQRYYDSSGYGRPLEANSVALSRVEAAYLLFKGDLDGVDGMGFREFLADAGDEIATRFLVYADLRDRGFYLSPAREEWVGSPRSNTDFVVYPRGKGPWDESVLYRVRVVGERADVPADRLGDVVLAVVDEESEITYLETDRADLRGSSATDLPADVPADLLDDRVLVWDPPEELHHRGFYGQPLDDRDENRERALQLSLVEAAYLADEGLLSLGGRTDRPETGAETVRERGREVEGERFDRRLRVYRALRERGVVPKTGFKFGSDFRTYADVESVEELGHSECLVRVLPTDHVFSPRDLALDVRLAHGVRKRMIFALVGPNEEITDWISVGRLTP
- a CDS encoding tryptophan--tRNA ligase — its product is MRPDGGTAASGDDETTLDPWGSATVSDYRKLFEEFGIEEFEEVLPEVPDPHYLMRRGVIFGHRDYRRVADAMVNDEPFAALSGFMPTGDPHIGHKLVFDEIIWHQQQGGDAYALIADLEAHSARGLTWDEIDEHARDYLLSLLALGFDPEEGTLYRQSGDREVQDLAFELGSEANFSELENIYGFSGETSVSHMQSVVTQMADILYPQLDEPKPTVIPVGPDQDPHVRLARDLAARMGYFGVTKAYASFEADEAERELLAAAYAALSEELDENQTVRCEDAADWIADEMAPDDARESAMSKLREAGKEPLRPRVRFLDRNATEEAFESLIDAVEGEKRVFDEHIDAFDLSREAAEQLAREVELDHGGYGFVAPSSLYHRFMTGLTGGKMSSSVPASHISLLDDPEEGYDKVKAATTGGRETAEKQRELGGEADECPVYELYAYLLAGDDDEFAKEVYDECVGGERLCGDCKEQAAQLMEEFLADHQEKREEVEDLLEEADIELDSPRKQK
- a CDS encoding molybdopterin-dependent oxidoreductase encodes the protein MNVSREETATAASAGVCGVAGSFALAGRTPEFVAAPVSALVVDLTPGVVTTAAIRGLGDWGHRLAFGLALALTAGLLAAVALGAVRLGGRSEVPYTSVAAGGGAGWLLALAATGTPTASLAVAGPMAAVLAVGERGWAVGRDAGPSRVSTSRRKAIAALGAVAGFAGFSAYRGADITGVEPGPIADVTDEETQREADDLLGRADEQSLGVSGLSGLVTPTDEFYEVDVNNVNPNPSDGKWDLSVTGEVEREVTFDFEELTQLNVENRFVTLRCVGESLNGEKMDTAVWTGVSVSDLLDEASPDGSGTCCVLVRAVDGYYQEFPLGALEDAFLAVGMNGRRLPRGHGYPARLLVPGHWGEINVKWVSEIEILGEEQQGYWEKRGWHGTGPVNTVAKLHAVNRLGETTDGSSGGATRMQVAGHAYAGTRGIRKVEVSTDGGETWTEADLSEPLPGEDVWRQWRYEWVAEPGDHEVVVRATDGEGTLQPEEFAQPFPSGATGWVSRTVGV
- a CDS encoding Gfo/Idh/MocA family protein, translating into MNFGVLSTANIGRAAVVPAIRETDHDLLAVASRDEEAADAFADEFGIPRAYGSYEELLADDELDAVYNPLPNALHAEWTKKAADAGLHVLCEKPLAVDAAEAREVGEYCDERGVTLMEAFMYRYHPRTERVVELVRDELGAVRSVKSTFQFPMDDPQNVRLDPDLAGGSLMDVGCYAVSAARLLLGEPDRAYATTHDAGDYGVDTKLAGVLEYQNGLTAEVSCGFETDDAQWYRVEAEDGWLEAREAFVPRDDEGVEIEYEVDGRHVVETFEPTDQYRLEVEQFAACVGSGESPRTDADEAVRNMATIDALYESAERGASVAVERP